In Rubidibacter lacunae KORDI 51-2, one genomic interval encodes:
- a CDS encoding pentapeptide repeat-containing protein, translating into MSTEVLVIRSAENVSQTVEFEEKLRYSGVRAVIVDSIMQVTAQSLLRIAIAMWAIAFLLAPIPAGAATSTAVRSFNDAKVETKDYAGQSLIEVEFSGADLEDANFSDADLRGAVFTGSSLKNADFSGANFAYGIGYLTSFKGTDFSNAILTEAMLLRSTFDDAKIEGADFSDAVLDRTEVKKLCAIASGVNPTTGVNTRASLLCR; encoded by the coding sequence CGGCCGAAAACGTCAGCCAGACAGTAGAGTTTGAAGAAAAATTAAGATACTCTGGAGTTCGTGCCGTTATCGTCGATTCAATTATGCAAGTTACTGCCCAATCTCTTCTCCGTATCGCGATCGCGATGTGGGCGATCGCATTCCTGCTCGCTCCGATACCGGCCGGTGCAGCTACGTCCACTGCCGTGCGTTCCTTTAACGATGCCAAAGTGGAGACCAAAGATTACGCCGGCCAGTCGTTGATCGAAGTAGAATTTTCGGGTGCCGATCTTGAAGATGCCAATTTCAGCGATGCTGACTTGCGCGGAGCCGTATTCACCGGTTCATCGCTGAAGAATGCCGACTTTAGCGGTGCGAATTTTGCCTACGGCATCGGTTATTTGACCAGCTTCAAGGGCACCGACTTCAGCAACGCCATCCTTACCGAAGCCATGTTGCTGCGTTCTACCTTTGACGACGCCAAGATCGAAGGGGCAGACTTCTCCGACGCGGTCCTCGATCGCACGGAAGTCAAGAAACTATGCGCGATTGCCAGTGGCGTGAATCCAACAACAGGTGTTAATACGCGCGCGTCCTTGCTGTGTCGCTAA